A DNA window from Halofilum ochraceum contains the following coding sequences:
- a CDS encoding ABC transporter ATP-binding protein, with translation MNALTIRNLEKRYPNGVYALRGIDLDVAEGEFFALLGPNGAGKSTAIGIIASLVNKTAGEVSVFGHDLDTDLAGAKASIGLVPQEFNFNQFETVIQIVLNQAGYYGIPRSRARERAERYLKQLGLWEKRDVVSRELSGGMKRRLMIARALIHEPRLLILDEPTAGVDIEIRRSMWRFLEDINRRGISIILTTHYLEEAESLCSTVAVINHGRIVEYGTVSELLHKLNYETFVLNVRGGVTGLNPIEGYSMTPRLDGALEVEVPRDTGINRLFEALSEQGVEVLSMRNKTNRLEEFFMRLVEDQRRDAA, from the coding sequence ATGAACGCGCTTACCATCCGTAATCTCGAGAAGCGGTACCCGAACGGCGTCTATGCGCTGCGCGGGATCGACCTCGACGTCGCCGAAGGCGAATTCTTTGCGCTGCTGGGGCCAAATGGCGCCGGCAAGTCGACCGCGATCGGCATCATCGCCTCGCTGGTGAACAAGACCGCCGGCGAGGTCTCGGTGTTCGGTCACGACCTCGATACCGATCTCGCCGGGGCGAAGGCCTCGATCGGGCTGGTCCCGCAGGAGTTCAACTTCAACCAGTTCGAGACGGTCATCCAGATCGTGCTCAACCAGGCGGGCTACTACGGCATCCCGCGCAGCCGCGCGCGTGAGCGCGCCGAGCGCTACCTCAAGCAGCTGGGCCTTTGGGAGAAGCGCGACGTGGTGTCGCGGGAACTCTCCGGCGGCATGAAGCGGCGTCTGATGATCGCGCGCGCGCTGATCCATGAACCGCGCCTGCTGATCCTGGACGAGCCGACGGCTGGCGTGGATATCGAGATCCGGCGCTCGATGTGGCGCTTCCTGGAGGACATCAACCGGCGCGGCATCTCGATCATCCTCACGACCCACTACCTTGAGGAGGCCGAGAGCCTCTGCAGCACGGTAGCGGTCATCAACCACGGCCGGATCGTCGAGTACGGCACGGTGTCCGAGCTGCTGCACAAGCTCAATTACGAGACCTTCGTGCTCAATGTCCGCGGTGGCGTGACCGGTCTGAATCCGATCGAGGGCTACAGCATGACCCCGCGCCTGGATGGTGCGCTCGAAGTCGAGGTACCGCGCGACACCGGCATCAACCGCCTGTTCGAGGCGCTCTCCGAGCAGGGCGTCGAGGTCCTGTCGATGCGCAACAAGACCAACCGGCTCGAGGAATTCTTCATGCGCCTGGTCGAGGACCAGCGGCGGGATGCGGCCTGA
- a CDS encoding cob(I)yrinic acid a,c-diamide adenosyltransferase, producing MGHRLSKIYTRTGDAGTTGLGDGSRTEKDAARVEAYGTVDELSSVIGMLLAQDLPESIAGILIEVQHNLFDLGGELCVPGYSAVVPAQVEWLEQKLDEHNADLPPLKDFILPGGGPAASVCHLARTVCRRAERRVHTLAREEDVNPQGLAYLNRLSDLLFVFGRVLARREGGSEVIWQRDRNAV from the coding sequence ATGGGCCATCGTCTTTCGAAGATCTACACCCGCACCGGCGATGCCGGCACCACCGGTCTCGGCGACGGTTCGCGCACCGAGAAGGACGCGGCCCGGGTCGAGGCCTATGGCACGGTCGACGAGCTGTCGAGCGTGATCGGCATGCTGCTGGCGCAGGATCTGCCGGAGTCGATCGCGGGGATCCTGATCGAGGTTCAGCACAATCTGTTCGACCTGGGCGGAGAACTCTGCGTGCCGGGGTACTCGGCCGTCGTGCCGGCGCAGGTCGAGTGGCTCGAGCAGAAGCTCGACGAGCACAACGCCGATCTGCCGCCGCTGAAGGACTTCATCCTGCCGGGCGGCGGCCCCGCCGCCTCCGTGTGCCACCTGGCGCGAACCGTCTGCCGCCGCGCGGAACGCCGGGTGCATACGCTGGCCCGTGAGGAGGACGTGAACCCGCAGGGCCTGGCGTACCTGAACCGCCTGTCCGACCTGCTGTTCGTGTTCGGCCGTGTGCTCGCCCGCCGCGAGGGCGGCTCCGAGGTCATCTGGCAGCGCGATCGCAACGCGGTGTGA
- a CDS encoding class I SAM-dependent methyltransferase gives MAKTKTKQKDTPRMADSVDPHELYQLAVQGVDFELDFVEQTFQDLRGRRPKSIREDFCGTALSACEWVRRHPDNSAIGVDVDPEVLGWGFDNNVAPLSPDQKQRIDLLPEDVLTVDAGPFDIVQAFNFSYWFFQERATMKRYFERIRESLVDDGIAFFDAFGGYEAHRCQKEKTELDGFTYIWEQAAYNPIAAEMVCFIHFRFPDGSRLDRAFSYNWRLWGAKELRELLLEAGFSRTRMYVQAFDDETDEPIDQFDEAEEIPDYASWIAYLVAEK, from the coding sequence ATGGCGAAGACGAAAACGAAGCAGAAGGACACGCCCCGCATGGCCGATTCGGTCGACCCGCATGAGCTCTACCAGCTCGCCGTGCAGGGGGTGGATTTCGAACTCGATTTCGTCGAGCAGACCTTCCAGGACCTGCGCGGCCGCCGGCCGAAATCGATCCGCGAGGACTTCTGCGGCACGGCGCTGTCGGCCTGCGAATGGGTCCGCCGCCACCCCGATAACAGCGCCATCGGCGTCGATGTCGATCCGGAGGTCCTCGGCTGGGGCTTCGACAACAACGTCGCGCCGCTGAGCCCGGATCAGAAGCAGCGCATCGATCTGCTGCCGGAGGACGTGCTGACGGTCGACGCCGGGCCGTTCGATATCGTCCAGGCGTTCAACTTCAGCTACTGGTTCTTCCAGGAGCGGGCGACGATGAAGCGCTACTTCGAGCGCATCCGCGAGTCGCTGGTCGATGACGGCATCGCCTTCTTCGACGCCTTCGGCGGTTACGAGGCGCACCGCTGCCAGAAGGAAAAAACCGAGCTCGACGGCTTCACCTACATCTGGGAGCAGGCGGCCTACAATCCCATCGCCGCCGAGATGGTCTGCTTCATCCACTTCCGCTTCCCGGACGGCTCCCGCCTCGACCGCGCCTTCTCCTACAACTGGCGCCTGTGGGGCGCGAAGGAACTGCGCGAACTCCTCCTGGAGGCCGGCTTCTCCCGCACCCGCATGTACGTCCAGGCCTTCGACGACGAGACCGACGAACCCATCGACCAGTTCGACGAGGCCGAGGAAATACCGGACTACGCTTCGTGGATCGCTTATCTCGTCGCTGAGAAGTGA
- a CDS encoding ABC transporter permease, with protein sequence MAYGDSAIPTAWWRNWVAFQTIVLKEIHRFARIWVQTILPSAITTGLYLLIFGNLIGRRIGPMDGYTYMDYIVPGIIMLSIITNSYGNVVSSFYGTKFQRHIEELLIAPVPNWLILAGYVCGGVARGLTVGVLVTIVAAVFTDLSFAHPLLVVLIAILTATVFAIGGFINAIYAKSFDDISIVPTFVLTPLTYLGGVFYSISLLAPFWQGASLLNPILYMVNAFRYGFLGVSDIPVAVAFALILVFILGLGGWALYLLNRGTGIKS encoded by the coding sequence ATGGCATACGGTGACAGCGCAATACCGACGGCCTGGTGGCGCAACTGGGTCGCCTTCCAGACCATCGTCCTGAAGGAGATCCACCGCTTCGCCCGGATCTGGGTGCAGACCATCCTGCCGTCGGCGATCACTACGGGCCTGTACCTGCTGATCTTCGGCAACCTGATCGGGCGCCGGATCGGGCCGATGGACGGGTACACGTACATGGACTACATCGTGCCCGGCATCATCATGCTGTCGATCATCACGAACTCGTACGGCAACGTGGTGTCCTCGTTCTACGGCACCAAGTTCCAGCGCCACATCGAGGAACTGCTGATCGCGCCCGTGCCGAACTGGCTGATCCTGGCCGGTTACGTCTGCGGCGGCGTGGCCAGGGGCCTGACGGTGGGCGTGCTGGTGACCATCGTCGCGGCCGTGTTCACGGATCTGTCGTTCGCGCATCCGCTGCTGGTCGTGCTGATCGCGATCCTGACCGCGACGGTGTTCGCGATCGGCGGCTTCATCAACGCGATCTACGCGAAGAGCTTCGACGACATCTCGATCGTGCCGACCTTCGTGCTGACCCCGCTGACCTATCTCGGCGGCGTGTTCTATTCGATCTCGCTGCTGGCGCCGTTCTGGCAGGGGGCGTCGCTGCTGAACCCGATCCTCTACATGGTCAACGCGTTCCGCTACGGTTTCCTCGGCGTTTCGGACATCCCGGTCGCCGTGGCCTTCGCGCTCATCCTGGTCTTTATCCTGGGCCTGGGCGGCTGGGCCCTGTACCTGCTCAACCGCGGCACCGGCATCAAGAGTTGA
- the dusA gene encoding tRNA dihydrouridine(20/20a) synthase DusA, which yields MTLDRTLSIAPMMDCTDRHDRYLLRLISRRVLLYTEMITANALIHGDPARLLAYDPFEHPVALQIGGSEPERMAAAARMAEDFGYDEVNINVGCPSDRVKNGAFGACLMAEPDTVAECVRAMRATVSIPVTVKSRIGIDDQDSYEHLNRFTAAVAEAGTEALIVHARKAWLQGLSPKENREIPPLDYERVYRLKRDWSALPIVINGGIRTLDEAAGHLPAVDGCMLGRGPYGSPWSLAGADSRFWGDPDPLDSPHEAVAAYMPYVHARLAEGVPIHHMTRHMSGLFQGQPGARAWRRTLAEGAAAGGGAEIIEQALARLPEPEAERAAV from the coding sequence ATGACGCTTGATCGTACGCTCAGCATCGCGCCGATGATGGACTGCACGGACCGGCATGACCGGTATCTGCTGCGGCTGATCTCGCGGCGTGTGCTGCTGTATACGGAGATGATCACTGCGAACGCGCTGATCCATGGCGATCCGGCGCGGCTGCTGGCGTACGATCCGTTCGAGCATCCGGTGGCCCTGCAGATCGGGGGCAGCGAGCCCGAGCGCATGGCCGCGGCCGCGCGCATGGCGGAGGATTTCGGGTACGACGAAGTCAACATCAATGTCGGCTGCCCCAGTGATCGCGTGAAGAACGGTGCCTTCGGCGCCTGTCTGATGGCGGAGCCGGACACCGTCGCCGAGTGCGTGCGGGCGATGCGCGCGACCGTCTCGATCCCGGTGACAGTCAAGTCGCGCATCGGCATCGATGACCAGGACAGTTACGAACACCTCAACCGCTTCACCGCCGCCGTGGCCGAGGCGGGCACCGAGGCGTTGATCGTGCACGCCCGCAAGGCCTGGCTGCAGGGGCTGTCGCCGAAGGAAAACCGCGAGATCCCGCCGCTGGACTATGAGCGCGTATACCGGCTCAAGCGCGACTGGTCGGCCCTGCCGATCGTGATCAACGGCGGCATCCGCACGCTCGACGAGGCGGCGGGGCATCTCCCCGCGGTCGACGGGTGCATGCTCGGACGCGGCCCTTACGGTTCGCCGTGGTCGCTGGCCGGCGCGGACAGCCGGTTCTGGGGCGATCCGGATCCGCTGGATTCGCCGCATGAGGCGGTCGCGGCCTATATGCCCTATGTGCACGCGCGCCTGGCGGAGGGCGTGCCGATTCACCACATGACGCGCCACATGAGCGGCCTCTTCCAGGGCCAGCCGGGCGCCCGCGCCTGGCGACGCACGCTCGCCGAGGGCGCGGCCGCGGGGGGCGGCGCCGAGATCATCGAGCAGGCGCTGGCGCGATTGCCTGAGCCGGAAGCCGAGCGGGCGGCCGTTTGA